A genomic window from Microbaculum marinisediminis includes:
- a CDS encoding AMP-binding protein, which produces MLHVTDMTAKRAELTPDHVAFVDDETGRELTFAAVNERAERLARGLLSLGAREGDRIGILCHNRPDFFVFLFACQKARLILVPLNWRQPPAELLPLVEQADITILAVDGAFQAVADALAKARKLLRLGMEPDVAAEADLETLIAECPAGPLDTRPVSTTDPWYLLYTSGTTGLPKAVIQTPAMAWANTVNYAQAVDLVSTDWSLNFLPLFHTGGINLPTLPLFLMGGRSRILRKFDAGDVLDLVDRGEVTSFFGVPAIYQAMALHERFADTDFSAVRSFACGGAPLPEPLIRTFAARGGLVCNGMGMTETGPTVFLNDRAHAESKIGSVGKPQMLAETRIVAADGAVIDGAGEGELQIRGPGVTPGYRGNREATEAAFTEDGWLKTGDVARRDADGYYFIVDRIKDMYISGGENVYPAEVERVLVAFDGVLEAAVIGVADERWGEVGEAFLIARPDMDIDVEALPAWCREQLAAYKIPKRYHVVADMPRTAAGKIQKHMLRKLVP; this is translated from the coding sequence TTGCTTCACGTCACCGACATGACCGCCAAGCGCGCCGAACTGACGCCCGATCACGTCGCCTTCGTCGACGACGAGACCGGTCGGGAGCTGACTTTTGCCGCGGTCAACGAACGGGCGGAGCGTCTTGCCCGTGGCCTGCTGTCATTGGGTGCGCGGGAGGGCGACCGGATCGGAATCCTCTGCCACAACCGGCCGGATTTCTTCGTCTTCCTGTTCGCGTGCCAGAAGGCACGGCTGATCCTGGTGCCGCTCAACTGGCGCCAGCCGCCGGCCGAATTGCTGCCGCTGGTCGAACAGGCCGACATCACCATCCTGGCCGTCGACGGCGCGTTCCAGGCTGTCGCCGACGCGCTTGCCAAGGCCCGCAAGCTCCTGCGCCTCGGCATGGAGCCGGACGTCGCCGCCGAGGCAGACCTGGAAACGCTGATCGCCGAGTGCCCGGCTGGTCCCCTCGACACGCGGCCGGTCTCGACCACCGACCCGTGGTATCTGCTCTATACCTCCGGCACGACCGGATTGCCGAAGGCCGTCATCCAGACCCCGGCGATGGCCTGGGCGAACACGGTCAACTATGCGCAGGCCGTCGATCTCGTCTCCACCGACTGGTCGCTCAATTTCCTGCCGCTGTTCCATACCGGCGGCATCAACCTGCCGACGCTGCCCCTGTTCCTGATGGGCGGGCGCAGCCGGATCCTGAGGAAATTCGATGCCGGCGACGTGCTCGATCTCGTCGACCGCGGCGAGGTGACCTCGTTTTTCGGCGTGCCCGCGATCTATCAGGCGATGGCGCTGCACGAGCGCTTCGCCGACACCGATTTTTCGGCCGTGCGCTCCTTCGCCTGCGGCGGCGCGCCGCTGCCGGAACCGCTGATCCGCACCTTCGCGGCCCGTGGCGGGCTGGTTTGCAACGGCATGGGCATGACCGAAACCGGGCCGACCGTGTTCCTGAACGACCGGGCCCATGCGGAAAGCAAGATCGGCTCGGTCGGCAAGCCGCAGATGCTCGCCGAAACCCGTATCGTCGCGGCCGACGGCGCGGTGATCGACGGGGCGGGGGAGGGCGAGCTGCAGATCCGCGGCCCCGGCGTGACGCCCGGCTATCGCGGCAACCGCGAAGCGACCGAAGCCGCCTTCACCGAAGACGGCTGGCTGAAGACCGGTGACGTCGCCCGTCGCGACGCGGACGGGTACTATTTCATCGTCGACCGCATCAAGGACATGTACATTTCCGGCGGCGAGAACGTGTATCCGGCCGAGGTGGAACGTGTGCTCGTGGCCTTTGACGGGGTGCTGGAGGCCGCCGTCATCGGCGTCGCCGACGAGCGCTGGGGGGAGGTCGGCGAGGCCTTCCTGATCGCCCGTCCCGACATGGACATCGATGTCGAGGCGCTGCCGGCGTGGTGCCGCGAGCAGCTTGCCGCCTACAAGATCCCGAAACGCTACCACGTGGTCGCGGACATGCCCCGTACCGCCGCCGGGAAGATCCAGAAGCACATGCTCAGAAAGCTGGTTCCATGA
- a CDS encoding MaoC/PaaZ C-terminal domain-containing protein, which produces MTTTASAVTEVWTPRQADFDRFADLSGDDNPIHVDPEFSARTRFGRTVSHGMLLYSRVWALIRRHWPEAEHAGQALMFPAPSYADEPLVITIAPTRDDPARLTITIARQADGEVTLQGECRLRKEAV; this is translated from the coding sequence ATGACGACCACCGCGTCCGCCGTCACCGAGGTCTGGACGCCGCGACAGGCGGATTTCGACCGCTTTGCGGACTTGTCGGGCGACGACAATCCGATCCATGTCGATCCGGAATTCTCGGCGCGCACCCGCTTCGGCCGCACCGTCTCGCACGGCATGCTGCTCTATTCGCGCGTCTGGGCCCTGATCCGGCGGCACTGGCCGGAGGCGGAGCACGCCGGGCAGGCGCTGATGTTTCCCGCCCCGTCCTATGCCGACGAGCCACTGGTCATCACGATCGCGCCGACACGGGACGATCCGGCTCGATTGACGATCACGATCGCCCGCCAGGCCGATGGCGAGGTGACGCTCCAGGGCGAATGCCGGCTGCGCAAGGAGGCTGTCTGA
- a CDS encoding phosphate acetyltransferase: MLERGQTASVTRTYRSGDRAVFAALAGHDGALPSHVPGPLIGALFSYLLGVELPGFGTNYLKQEMRFLRPAPYDEPLTARVTVTKLRPEKHLVDLETVCETADGTRLCEGRALVYVEDVGA; this comes from the coding sequence ATGCTCGAGCGCGGCCAGACCGCAAGCGTCACCCGCACCTACAGGTCCGGCGACCGGGCGGTGTTCGCCGCCCTTGCCGGTCACGACGGGGCGCTGCCCTCGCATGTGCCGGGACCGTTGATCGGGGCGCTGTTCTCCTATCTGCTCGGCGTCGAACTGCCGGGCTTCGGCACGAACTACCTCAAGCAGGAGATGCGGTTTCTGCGGCCCGCGCCCTACGACGAGCCGCTGACCGCGCGGGTGACCGTCACGAAGCTTCGGCCCGAGAAGCATCTGGTCGATCTGGAGACCGTCTGCGAGACGGCCGACGGAACCCGCCTGTGCGAGGGGCGGGCGCTCGTCTATGTCGAGGATGTCGGGGCCTGA
- a CDS encoding c-type cytochrome, which yields MKHPIATFCVLAAIFAACTLSPVAAQAGDLLVKPRNPKTIYRAQDGVYEPRKLKYRVSTTAGKRTWVLRSRKTMFTGTPPSGKARKRAKRVVVTPNDARIGALAPGIYDLRLVWRAKGRGNKRVKRNVSLVVEGDAAAGLSYFTNSCSGCHDIGVNKNGPRLGGVYGRKAGTVPGFSYSDALVAYGEVWEERTLNAWLKNPQKLVPGANMYVLVTDPVDRMNLIAYLKSVSP from the coding sequence GTGAAACACCCGATCGCAACGTTTTGCGTCCTCGCCGCGATCTTCGCCGCGTGCACCCTGTCCCCGGTTGCCGCGCAGGCGGGAGACCTGCTGGTAAAGCCCAGGAATCCGAAGACCATCTACCGCGCCCAGGACGGCGTCTACGAGCCGAGGAAGCTGAAATACCGGGTGTCGACGACGGCGGGAAAGCGGACATGGGTCCTGCGGTCCCGCAAGACCATGTTCACGGGCACTCCACCGTCCGGCAAGGCGCGGAAGCGGGCCAAGAGGGTCGTCGTCACCCCGAACGATGCCAGGATCGGCGCGCTGGCCCCGGGTATCTATGACTTGCGGCTCGTCTGGCGAGCGAAGGGCCGGGGCAACAAGCGTGTGAAACGAAATGTGTCGCTGGTCGTGGAAGGCGACGCCGCCGCCGGGCTGTCCTACTTCACCAATTCCTGCTCGGGCTGCCACGATATTGGCGTGAACAAGAACGGCCCGCGCCTTGGCGGCGTCTACGGGCGCAAGGCGGGCACGGTCCCGGGCTTCTCCTATTCGGATGCCTTGGTGGCGTATGGCGAGGTCTGGGAAGAGCGGACCCTGAACGCCTGGCTGAAGAATCCGCAGAAGCTCGTGCCGGGCGCCAATATGTACGTCCTGGTGACCGATCCGGTCGACCGCATGAACCTCATCGCTTACCTCAAGTCTGTGTCGCCCTAG
- a CDS encoding alpha/beta fold hydrolase yields MSGDMHVIEAGEGRPLLCLHGWSCHGGFFGPQVEAFRSVARVVTPDLPGHGRTGRDGPALTIEAAADAVAGYIAERGFENVIIVGWSMGAHVAYAMIKRHGTSRLAGLVAIDMTPKVLNDDAWHLGLSDGLDAARNVGVRKSIEHHWPEIAPRIAKRIFARGLPADRDLLAFAEQQIAAADPAMLAPMWASLTAQDFRDTIGHIDIPVLLAHGARSALYGSDVARWQRDRLQNGRLVEFPRSGHAPHLEEPAAFRAMLSDFMG; encoded by the coding sequence GTGAGCGGAGACATGCACGTCATCGAGGCCGGCGAGGGGCGTCCCCTCCTGTGCCTGCACGGCTGGTCCTGCCACGGCGGTTTCTTCGGGCCGCAGGTCGAGGCGTTCCGCTCGGTCGCCCGCGTCGTCACGCCCGATCTGCCGGGCCACGGACGAACCGGCCGGGATGGTCCCGCGCTGACCATCGAGGCCGCCGCCGACGCCGTCGCCGGCTATATCGCCGAGCGCGGATTCGAGAACGTCATCATCGTCGGCTGGTCGATGGGCGCGCATGTCGCCTACGCGATGATCAAGCGTCACGGCACAAGCCGCCTCGCCGGTCTCGTCGCCATCGACATGACACCGAAGGTCCTCAACGACGACGCCTGGCATCTGGGCCTGAGCGACGGCCTGGACGCCGCGCGCAACGTCGGTGTCCGGAAATCTATCGAACATCACTGGCCGGAAATCGCCCCGCGCATCGCCAAGCGCATCTTCGCCCGCGGCCTGCCCGCGGACCGAGACCTGCTGGCCTTCGCGGAACAACAGATCGCCGCAGCCGATCCGGCCATGCTGGCCCCGATGTGGGCCTCGCTCACCGCGCAGGACTTTCGCGACACGATCGGCCACATCGACATTCCAGTGCTGCTGGCCCACGGCGCCCGCAGCGCCCTGTACGGGTCGGATGTGGCCCGGTGGCAGCGCGATCGCCTGCAGAACGGCCGGCTTGTCGAATTTCCGCGCTCGGGCCACGCCCCGCATCTGGAAGAGCCCGCCGCCTTCAGGGCAATGCTGTCCGATTTCATGGGGTAG
- a CDS encoding branched-chain amino acid ABC transporter permease: MLANLLSGDTPRSRVLTIVLLVIFVSLLLAPFLFPGTRSLETAARICIFVVLVASYDLLLGYTGIVSFAHTMFFGIGAYGAAIALNHLGASFGSILVGAIAGSLVAAGLAFLIGLFSLRVKAIFFAMVTLAVASAFLVLVSQLSGLTGGEDGLNYKIPRELTPAFKLLDDRLFGVRVDGKLLAYYFVFFVSLALFLLMLRFVNSPFGRVLQAVRENAFRAEAIGYRVVTYRTLATVLSAMIAALAGVLLAVWLRYTGPATTLSLEIMVDILLMVVIGGMGTMYGAVIGATIFILAQTYLHELMAVASDATAPIPLLSALLSPDRWLLWLGLLFVLSVYFFPAGIVGRLRGAESQSAK, encoded by the coding sequence ATGCTCGCAAACCTCCTGTCCGGCGATACCCCCCGCAGCAGGGTGCTGACGATCGTGCTCCTGGTGATCTTCGTATCGCTGCTGCTCGCCCCGTTCCTGTTTCCCGGCACCCGCTCGCTGGAAACGGCGGCGCGCATCTGCATCTTCGTCGTCCTGGTGGCGAGCTACGACCTGCTGCTCGGCTATACCGGCATTGTTTCCTTCGCCCACACCATGTTCTTCGGCATCGGCGCCTATGGCGCGGCGATCGCGCTGAACCACCTGGGCGCGAGCTTCGGGTCAATCCTCGTCGGCGCGATCGCCGGGTCCCTGGTCGCCGCCGGCCTGGCGTTTCTGATCGGGCTGTTCTCGCTGCGGGTGAAGGCGATCTTCTTCGCCATGGTGACACTCGCCGTCGCCAGCGCCTTTCTGGTGCTGGTCTCGCAGCTCTCCGGCCTCACCGGCGGCGAGGACGGGCTCAACTACAAGATCCCGCGCGAACTCACGCCCGCCTTCAAGCTCTTGGACGACAGGCTGTTCGGCGTGCGCGTCGACGGCAAGCTGCTCGCCTACTACTTCGTCTTCTTCGTCTCGCTCGCCCTGTTCCTGCTGATGCTGCGCTTCGTCAATTCGCCGTTCGGCCGCGTGCTGCAGGCCGTCCGCGAGAATGCCTTCCGCGCCGAGGCGATCGGCTATCGGGTGGTGACCTACCGCACGCTCGCGACCGTCCTGTCGGCGATGATCGCCGCGCTCGCCGGCGTCCTGCTCGCCGTCTGGCTGCGCTATACCGGCCCGGCGACGACGCTGTCGCTGGAAATCATGGTGGACATCCTGCTGATGGTGGTGATCGGCGGCATGGGCACGATGTACGGCGCGGTCATCGGCGCGACCATCTTCATCCTCGCCCAGACCTACCTGCACGAGCTGATGGCCGTCGCCTCCGACGCCACGGCGCCGATCCCGCTGCTCTCCGCGCTGCTGTCGCCGGACCGCTGGCTCCTCTGGCTCGGCCTCCTGTTCGTGCTCAGCGTCTACTTCTTCCCCGCCGGCATCGTCGGGCGCCTGCGCGGCGCCGAAAGCCAGTCGGCCAAGTGA
- a CDS encoding branched-chain amino acid ABC transporter permease, which yields MSTPPAGDTSIAPKIEQASLAERLGNWAPLLLVPALAIVGLVAIANPATWITLTAAGLAMGMMIFLMASGLTLVFGLMDVINFGHGAFIAIGAFVGFTVLGYLSGWTDAASVWLNLAALFPAILVAMLVAGGAGYVFERLVVKPVYGQHLKQILVTMGGLIIVQQLILVFWGPDAIHLSRPQTLRGSVVIGEAAIEKYRLVAVVIGLAVFVCMRLALNRTKVGLLVRAGVENGEMVEALGYRIQRLFLAVFIVGSALAGLGGVMWGLYQETITAHMGSEIMVLVFIVVIIGGLGSVEGCFIGALLVGLLSNYVAFLSPKVALVSTIALMVVVLMWRPQGLYPVVKAK from the coding sequence ATGAGCACCCCGCCAGCCGGCGACACCTCCATCGCCCCGAAGATCGAGCAGGCGTCCCTCGCCGAAAGGCTCGGCAATTGGGCGCCGCTCCTGCTGGTGCCGGCGCTCGCGATCGTCGGCCTTGTCGCCATCGCCAACCCGGCGACCTGGATCACCCTCACCGCGGCCGGCCTGGCCATGGGCATGATGATCTTCCTCATGGCGTCCGGCCTGACGCTGGTCTTCGGCCTGATGGACGTCATCAATTTCGGCCACGGGGCCTTCATAGCTATCGGCGCCTTCGTCGGGTTCACGGTGCTCGGATACCTGTCCGGCTGGACCGACGCCGCTTCGGTCTGGCTGAATCTCGCCGCCCTGTTCCCGGCAATCCTCGTCGCCATGCTCGTCGCCGGCGGCGCGGGCTATGTCTTCGAGCGCCTCGTCGTCAAGCCGGTCTACGGCCAGCACCTGAAGCAGATCCTGGTCACCATGGGCGGCCTGATCATCGTCCAGCAGCTCATCCTGGTGTTCTGGGGACCGGACGCGATCCACCTGTCGCGGCCGCAGACCCTGCGCGGATCGGTGGTGATCGGAGAGGCCGCGATCGAGAAGTACCGCCTCGTCGCCGTCGTCATCGGCCTCGCCGTGTTCGTTTGCATGCGGCTGGCGCTGAACCGCACCAAGGTCGGCCTTCTGGTCCGCGCCGGGGTCGAGAACGGCGAGATGGTCGAGGCGCTGGGCTACCGTATCCAGCGGCTGTTTCTGGCCGTCTTCATCGTCGGTTCGGCGCTTGCCGGGCTCGGCGGCGTCATGTGGGGGCTCTACCAGGAGACCATCACCGCGCACATGGGCTCGGAGATCATGGTGCTCGTCTTCATCGTGGTCATCATCGGCGGCCTCGGATCTGTCGAGGGCTGCTTCATCGGCGCGCTCCTGGTCGGCCTGCTGTCCAACTATGTCGCCTTCCTGTCGCCCAAGGTCGCCCTGGTCTCGACGATCGCACTGATGGTCGTCGTCCTGATGTGGCGCCCGCAGGGGCTCTACCCCGTCGTCAAGGCGAAGTGA
- a CDS encoding ABC transporter ATP-binding protein translates to MRDLLTLEGVHTHIAQYHILQGVDLTVPEGGVAVMLGRNGAGKTTTLRTIMGLWGASAGTIRFDGTDITRLDTPAIARLGIAYVPENMGIFTDLTVRENMILAATGGAMESARLDWIFALFPPLKTFWDKQAGNLSGGQKQMLSVARAVIEPRRLILIDEPTKGLAPAIIKSMTAALAELAKTDTTILLVEQNFAMARSLGQTVSVMDDGRIVHSGDMAALAADAGLQEKLMGLSLEAHQ, encoded by the coding sequence ATGCGTGACCTGCTGACGCTCGAAGGCGTCCACACCCACATCGCCCAGTATCACATCCTGCAGGGCGTCGACCTGACCGTCCCCGAAGGCGGGGTCGCGGTCATGCTCGGCCGCAACGGCGCCGGCAAGACGACGACGCTGCGCACGATCATGGGCCTGTGGGGCGCCTCCGCCGGCACGATCCGCTTCGACGGAACCGATATCACCAGGCTCGACACCCCGGCGATCGCCCGCCTCGGCATCGCCTACGTGCCCGAGAACATGGGCATTTTCACCGATCTGACGGTGCGCGAGAACATGATCCTGGCGGCGACCGGCGGGGCAATGGAGTCCGCCCGCCTCGACTGGATCTTCGCACTGTTTCCGCCGCTCAAGACCTTCTGGGACAAGCAGGCCGGCAACCTCTCCGGCGGGCAGAAGCAGATGTTGTCGGTCGCCCGCGCGGTGATCGAGCCGCGCCGCCTGATCCTGATCGACGAGCCGACCAAGGGCCTGGCGCCGGCAATCATCAAGTCGATGACGGCAGCACTCGCCGAACTCGCCAAGACCGACACCACGATCCTGCTCGTCGAGCAGAATTTCGCCATGGCCAGGAGCCTCGGCCAAACGGTCTCCGTCATGGACGACGGCCGTATCGTCCATTCCGGCGACATGGCCGCGCTCGCCGCCGACGCCGGCCTGCAGGAGAAACTCATGGGACTGAGCCTGGAGGCCCACCAATGA
- a CDS encoding ABC transporter ATP-binding protein, which yields MTEHPVLETTDLTIRFGGHVAVDSVSCAFQRGTLTAIVGPNGAGKTTYFNLISGQLRASAGRVTLNGEDITRLSVPERTERGIGRAFQLTNLFPNLTVRENVRLVVQAVSGRRYDLFSRAGSHVELIERAEHVLAEVKLLDSADRTVAALPHGDQRKLEVALLIALKPQVLMFDEPTAGMSVDEVPAILDLIQGLKADHDRTILLVEHKMDVIRSLADRIVVLHNGALVADGDPQAVIASPIVQEAYLGMEPADA from the coding sequence ATGACCGAACATCCGGTACTCGAAACGACGGACCTGACGATCCGCTTCGGCGGCCATGTCGCGGTGGACTCGGTGTCCTGCGCCTTCCAGCGCGGCACCCTGACCGCGATCGTCGGGCCGAACGGGGCGGGAAAGACCACCTATTTCAACCTGATCTCGGGCCAGTTGAGGGCGAGCGCCGGCCGGGTGACGCTGAACGGCGAGGACATCACCCGCTTGTCCGTGCCCGAGCGCACCGAGCGCGGCATCGGCCGTGCCTTCCAGCTCACCAACCTGTTTCCGAACCTGACCGTCCGCGAGAACGTCCGGCTGGTCGTTCAGGCCGTCTCGGGGCGTCGCTACGATCTCTTCTCCCGCGCCGGCAGCCATGTCGAGCTGATCGAACGCGCGGAACATGTCCTGGCCGAGGTAAAGCTGCTGGACAGCGCCGACCGCACCGTCGCCGCCCTCCCCCACGGCGACCAGCGCAAGCTCGAGGTCGCCCTGCTGATCGCCTTGAAGCCGCAGGTTCTGATGTTCGACGAACCGACCGCCGGCATGAGTGTCGATGAGGTTCCCGCGATCCTCGACCTGATCCAGGGCCTCAAGGCCGATCACGACCGCACCATATTGCTGGTCGAGCACAAGATGGACGTCATCCGGTCGCTGGCCGACCGCATCGTCGTCCTGCACAACGGCGCGCTCGTCGCCGACGGCGATCCGCAGGCGGTGATCGCCTCGCCGATCGTGCAGGAAGCCTATCTGGGCATGGAGCCGGCCGATGCGTGA